Proteins from a single region of Bacteroidia bacterium:
- a CDS encoding co-chaperone GroES has translation MAKIKIKPLADRVLIEAQPAEVKTASGIFIPDTAQEKPQRGKVVAVGTGTKDEEMKVKAGDMVLYGKYAGTEITEGDAKYLIMRQSDLLAIVE, from the coding sequence ATGGCAAAAATCAAGATTAAACCTTTAGCCGACAGAGTTTTAATAGAAGCTCAACCTGCTGAAGTAAAAACAGCAAGCGGTATTTTTATTCCTGATACAGCACAAGAAAAACCACAACGTGGTAAAGTTGTAGCAGTTGGAACAGGAACTAAAGACGAAGAAATGAAAGTAAAGGCTGGCGATATGGTTCTTTATGGTAAATATGCAGGAACCGAAATTACTGAAGGTGATGCAAAATATCTCATAATGAGACAATCAGACTTATTAGCAATTGTAGAATAA
- the secG gene encoding preprotein translocase subunit SecG — protein sequence MYTLVIIAIFIICVLLILIVLVQNSKGGGFTSSFASAGQIMGARRSADFLEKATWYLAGALLVFSVVASMTIPRETADPNKSKIEDQVKTMPGSGAAMPEMPTTGAAGQNQPENK from the coding sequence ATTTACACTTTAGTTATAATAGCAATTTTTATCATTTGTGTTTTACTAATATTAATTGTTTTAGTTCAGAACTCAAAAGGTGGTGGCTTTACTTCTAGCTTTGCTTCGGCAGGGCAAATTATGGGTGCTCGCAGATCAGCAGATTTTCTAGAAAAAGCAACATGGTATCTTGCTGGTGCACTTTTAGTGTTTTCAGTAGTTGCAAGTATGACAATACCTCGCGAAACCGCAGATCCAAATAAATCAAAAATCGAAGATCAGGTAAAAACAATGCCAGGTTCGGGTGCAGCAATGCCTGAAATGCCAACAACAGGTGCTGCAGGACAAAATCAACCAGAAAATAAATAA
- a CDS encoding LptE family protein, whose amino-acid sequence MKRKLVLILSFLLLIGILGCRINYSFSGASLSPEMKTLSVQFFPNQAPLFQPTLSTVFTEALKNKLTSQTSLELINSSADLDFQGEITNYSTMPMAIQGNETAGLNRLTIVVHVKFTNAKNPNLNFDKSFSQFADYESTKILSSVEEDLIQQIVEKLTEDIFNAAVTNW is encoded by the coding sequence ATGAAAAGGAAACTGGTTTTAATATTATCTTTTCTTTTATTAATTGGGATTTTGGGTTGCAGAATTAACTATTCATTTTCGGGTGCATCACTTTCTCCTGAAATGAAAACTCTAAGTGTACAATTTTTTCCAAATCAGGCACCACTTTTCCAACCTACACTTAGCACAGTTTTTACAGAGGCCTTAAAAAATAAATTAACATCACAAACCAGTCTGGAATTAATAAACAGCTCAGCTGACCTTGATTTTCAGGGCGAAATAACAAATTACAGCACAATGCCAATGGCGATTCAGGGAAATGAAACAGCCGGCTTAAACAGACTTACCATAGTAGTTCACGTAAAATTCACAAATGCAAAAAACCCCAATCTTAATTTTGATAAATCATTTTCGCAGTTTGCAGACTACGAAAGTACAAAAATATTAAGCAGCGTTGAAGAAGACCTTATTCAGCAAATTGTTGAAAAACTTACTGAAGATATATTTAACGCAGCAGTCACAAACTGGTAA
- a CDS encoding sigma-54-dependent Fis family transcriptional regulator has product MDIQQVKQRFGIIGNSAGLTRAIDIAMQVAATDLSVLITGESGTGKEIFPQIIHQFSPRKHGVYIAVNCGAIPEGTIDSELFGHEKGSFTGAHEKRKGYFEVAHNGTIFLDEVAELPLSTQVRLLRVLETGEFFKVGSSQSQKTNVRVVAATNVDIPRAIQSGRFREDLNYRLNTVPIFVPPLRDRTEDILLLFRKFSSDFAEKYRMPTIKLSPGAQMALTNYGWPGNVRQLKNITEQISIIEQNRDISEDSLQKYLPDAFTSKLPAIFSGDIVDNKTFNSEREILYQILFDMKKDMNELKQLVNDIMHDRIGNVPVREKSYQPTVTDNQTIINQNTEPTIRISNVNHENIQDTEIFEEESFSLEEKEKEFIIKALEKYHGKRKLAATELGISERTLYRKIKEYNLGE; this is encoded by the coding sequence ATGGATATTCAGCAAGTTAAACAGCGTTTCGGTATAATTGGAAACTCGGCAGGGCTTACAAGAGCTATTGATATTGCTATGCAGGTAGCAGCAACCGATCTTTCTGTATTGATTACAGGAGAAAGTGGTACAGGTAAAGAAATTTTTCCTCAAATTATACATCAGTTTAGTCCACGAAAGCATGGGGTTTATATTGCTGTAAACTGTGGTGCAATTCCGGAAGGAACTATCGATTCAGAGCTTTTTGGTCACGAAAAAGGATCTTTTACAGGTGCCCACGAAAAACGTAAAGGTTATTTTGAAGTAGCTCATAACGGAACAATCTTTTTGGATGAAGTTGCAGAATTACCTTTATCTACACAGGTTCGCTTACTTAGGGTTTTAGAAACGGGAGAATTTTTTAAAGTCGGTAGTTCGCAATCTCAGAAAACTAATGTAAGAGTTGTTGCTGCAACAAATGTAGATATCCCAAGAGCGATACAATCCGGTCGTTTCAGAGAAGATTTAAATTACAGGCTGAATACCGTTCCTATATTTGTTCCTCCACTAAGAGACAGAACAGAAGACATTCTTTTACTTTTCAGAAAATTTTCAAGCGATTTTGCCGAAAAATATCGTATGCCGACTATTAAGCTTAGTCCTGGTGCGCAGATGGCATTAACTAATTATGGTTGGCCGGGAAATGTACGTCAACTTAAAAATATTACAGAGCAAATTTCAATTATTGAGCAAAACAGGGATATATCTGAAGACTCTCTCCAAAAATATTTACCAGACGCATTTACTTCCAAGTTACCAGCTATTTTTTCGGGTGACATTGTTGACAATAAAACATTTAATTCTGAACGAGAAATACTTTATCAGATACTGTTCGACATGAAAAAAGACATGAATGAACTAAAGCAGTTGGTAAATGATATAATGCACGACAGAATAGGAAATGTACCGGTAAGGGAAAAATCATATCAACCAACAGTTACAGATAATCAAACAATTATTAATCAGAACACAGAGCCAACTATTCGTATTTCAAATGTAAATCACGAAAATATTCAGGACACAGAAATTTTTGAAGAAGAATCATTTTCTTTGGAAGAAAAGGAAAAAGAATTTATTATTAAGGCACTTGAAAAGTATCATGGAAAACGTAAATTAGCAGCAACAGAATTAGGTATTTCTGAACGAACACTTTATAGAAAAATAAAAGAATATAATCTTGGAGAATAA
- the atpB gene encoding F0F1 ATP synthase subunit A yields the protein MILLFKACRNIFLVTVLLFSATKIWANEIEVDSTKSEAETKHEKAFKPGDFIIDHVLDNHEWHIANFNGHHISIPLPVILYSRSERNSGLHVFMSSKFHHGEEAYDGFKLELEGPHKGKIVEVNEAGEVDETAPYLFDLSITKVVLELFLVFAIMLWIFLSVSKSYKKRKDKAPKGMQSWMEPLILFVRDDIARPSIGHKYEKYLPYLLTIFFFIFISNLLGLVPFFPGGANLTGNIAITMILALFTFVITTVNANANYWKHIINAPGVPWWLKIPLPLMPIVEIIGVVTKPFVLMVRLFANITAGHIIALGFFSLIFIFGEMSTGAGYGISILSVIFTVFMSMLELLVAFIQAYVFTLLSAIYFGLATEEHH from the coding sequence ATGATATTGCTATTTAAAGCGTGTCGCAACATCTTTTTAGTTACAGTTTTACTGTTTTCAGCTACTAAAATATGGGCAAACGAAATTGAAGTTGATTCTACAAAATCTGAAGCCGAAACCAAACATGAAAAAGCTTTTAAGCCCGGTGATTTTATTATTGATCACGTACTTGACAATCATGAATGGCATATTGCAAACTTTAATGGTCATCATATAAGTATTCCTCTTCCGGTAATTTTATATAGCAGAAGCGAAAGAAATAGTGGTTTGCATGTTTTTATGTCCTCAAAATTTCATCATGGCGAAGAAGCATACGATGGGTTTAAATTGGAACTTGAGGGTCCGCATAAAGGTAAAATTGTTGAAGTAAACGAAGCAGGTGAAGTTGATGAAACCGCACCATACTTATTTGATCTTTCTATTACTAAAGTAGTTTTGGAATTATTTTTAGTATTTGCAATAATGCTTTGGATCTTCTTAAGTGTTTCAAAATCCTACAAAAAGAGAAAAGATAAAGCACCAAAGGGAATGCAATCCTGGATGGAGCCATTAATTCTGTTTGTACGCGATGATATTGCACGACCTTCTATTGGTCATAAATATGAGAAATATCTTCCTTATTTACTTACAATTTTCTTTTTCATTTTTATTTCAAATTTATTAGGTCTTGTACCTTTTTTCCCAGGTGGAGCAAACTTAACGGGAAATATAGCTATTACAATGATTTTAGCATTATTTACTTTTGTAATAACTACTGTAAATGCTAATGCAAATTATTGGAAACATATAATAAATGCTCCAGGAGTTCCATGGTGGTTAAAAATTCCACTTCCATTAATGCCGATTGTTGAAATTATTGGAGTAGTAACAAAACCATTTGTACTTATGGTTCGTCTTTTTGCGAACATTACAGCTGGTCACATTATTGCTTTAGGTTTTTTCAGTCTTATTTTTATTTTTGGTGAAATGAGTACTGGTGCAGGTTATGGAATCTCAATTTTATCAGTTATTTTTACTGTATTTATGTCAATGCTTGAACTTCTTGTTGCGTTTATTCAGGCATATGTATTTACATTGCTTTCGGCTATTTATTTCGGATTGGCCACCGAAGAACATCATTAA
- the atpE gene encoding ATP synthase F0 subunit C: protein MTLTIILQALANTAIAKMGAGIGAGIATVGAGIGVGNIGASALTAISRQPEALGDIRSNMIIAAALVEGVAFFAIVVCLLILFV, encoded by the coding sequence ATTACATTAACAATTATTTTACAGGCACTTGCAAACACAGCTATTGCAAAAATGGGAGCTGGTATTGGTGCAGGTATTGCTACAGTTGGCGCAGGTATTGGTGTTGGTAACATTGGTGCTAGTGCTTTAACAGCAATTTCCAGACAACCAGAAGCTTTAGGCGATATTCGTTCTAACATGATTATTGCTGCTGCACTTGTTGAAGGTGTTGCATTTTTTGCTATTGTTGTTTGTTTGTTAATTCTTTTCGTATAG
- a CDS encoding F0F1 ATP synthase subunit B, whose protein sequence is MELVTPGIGLIFWMLLSFTLVLIILKKYAWKPILKMIKEREDNIENALKSAEKAKDEMAKLQSDNERIINEARKERDVVLKEAREIKDKIISDAKVQAGIEAGKIVENAKSLIQGEKMAALTDIKNQISFLSVEIAEKILKKELSKDSSQKEYIESLIKDINLN, encoded by the coding sequence ATGGAACTCGTAACCCCTGGAATAGGCCTCATTTTTTGGATGCTACTTTCTTTTACGTTAGTATTAATTATTCTCAAAAAATATGCATGGAAACCTATTCTAAAAATGATTAAAGAGCGTGAAGATAATATTGAGAATGCTCTAAAATCTGCTGAAAAAGCCAAAGATGAAATGGCAAAATTGCAGTCAGATAACGAAAGAATTATTAACGAAGCTCGTAAAGAACGAGACGTTGTGTTAAAAGAAGCACGTGAAATAAAAGACAAAATTATTTCTGATGCAAAAGTTCAGGCAGGTATTGAAGCAGGAAAAATTGTTGAAAATGCTAAATCGTTAATTCAAGGTGAAAAAATGGCTGCCCTTACCGATATTAAAAATCAGATTTCATTTTTATCTGTAGAAATAGCAGAAAAAATTCTTAAAAAGGAGCTTTCAAAAGATTCCAGTCAAAAGGAATATATCGAAAGTCTAATTAAAGATATTAACCTAAATTAA
- the atpH gene encoding ATP synthase F1 subunit delta, giving the protein MNYSKIGVRYAKALLMAAVEDNLLEDVKNDMLYIDGIVKAVPEFNQILLSPIIKPSEKQNIFKVTFAATMSKLTIKFLEMLILHRRESRLEDIARNFLDQYRSYKGIITASLVTPIEIDEASKNKIAALLQSKYNKKIELTPTVDPSILGGFVLQVEDLQYDSSVQTRLRKVRQELINTQFKNE; this is encoded by the coding sequence ATGAACTATAGCAAAATAGGTGTTAGATATGCAAAGGCCTTATTAATGGCTGCTGTTGAAGACAACCTTCTTGAGGATGTTAAAAACGACATGCTGTACATTGATGGTATAGTTAAAGCTGTTCCTGAGTTTAATCAGATTTTACTTAGTCCTATAATTAAACCATCCGAAAAGCAAAATATATTTAAAGTTACTTTTGCTGCTACAATGTCAAAACTAACAATTAAGTTTTTAGAGATGCTTATTTTGCATCGAAGAGAAAGCAGGTTAGAAGACATCGCAAGAAATTTCTTAGATCAGTATAGAAGTTATAAAGGAATTATTACAGCCTCACTTGTTACACCTATTGAAATTGATGAGGCTTCTAAAAATAAAATCGCTGCTTTACTACAAAGCAAATACAATAAAAAAATTGAATTAACTCCAACAGTAGATCCTTCAATACTTGGTGGATTTGTTCTACAGGTTGAGGACTTACAATATGATTCGAGTGTTCAGACTCGTCTCAGAAAAGTTCGTCAGGAATTAATCAATACTCAATTTAAAAACGAATAA
- a CDS encoding F0F1 ATP synthase subunit alpha: protein MAEIKPGEVSQILRNQLKGLTADADLSEVGSVLQVGDGIARIYGLSNVQANEMVEFESGMKGITLNLEEDNVGVVLLGLSEGIKEGDKVKRTKQIASIMVGEGLLGRVINTLGEPVDGKGPISGQLYEMPLERKAPGVIYRQPVKEPLQTGVKSIDAMIPIGRGQRELIIGDRQTGKTAIAIDTIINQREFFEKGKPVFCIYVAIGQKGSTVANIAKTLEKNGAMSYTVIVEATASDPAAMQFYAPFAGCAIGEFFRDSGRHALIVYDDLSKQAVSYREVSLLLRRPPGREAYPGDVFYLHSRLLERAAKVIESDEIARTMNDLPEVLKPMVKGGGSLTALPIIETQAGDVSAYIPTNVISITDGQIYLESNLFNSGIRPAINVGISVSRVGGNAQIKSMKKVAGTLKIDQAQYRELEAFSKFGSDLDAATKAVLDKGAKNVEILKQGQYSPVLVEEQIAIIYCGTKGLLKDVPVKKVVEFERDYLEYLRTKHADTLETLRKGTINDDVTAVLEKVAAEISAKFKVL, encoded by the coding sequence ATGGCAGAAATTAAACCGGGTGAAGTTTCCCAAATTTTAAGAAATCAGCTAAAAGGACTCACAGCCGATGCCGACTTAAGCGAAGTTGGTTCTGTACTTCAGGTTGGTGATGGTATCGCTAGAATTTATGGCTTATCAAATGTTCAGGCAAATGAAATGGTTGAATTTGAAAGCGGTATGAAAGGAATCACCCTTAACCTAGAAGAAGATAATGTTGGAGTTGTGTTGCTTGGTTTGTCGGAAGGAATTAAAGAGGGTGATAAAGTCAAAAGAACCAAACAGATTGCTTCAATAATGGTTGGTGAAGGTTTGTTGGGCAGAGTAATTAATACTCTTGGTGAACCAGTTGATGGTAAAGGTCCAATTTCAGGACAGCTTTATGAAATGCCTTTAGAACGTAAGGCTCCTGGTGTAATTTATCGTCAGCCTGTAAAAGAACCATTACAGACAGGTGTAAAATCTATTGATGCAATGATTCCTATTGGTCGTGGTCAGCGCGAGCTAATCATTGGTGACCGTCAAACAGGAAAAACTGCTATTGCAATAGATACAATTATTAATCAACGTGAATTTTTCGAAAAAGGAAAACCTGTATTCTGTATTTATGTAGCTATTGGTCAGAAAGGATCGACAGTTGCAAATATTGCAAAAACTCTTGAGAAAAATGGTGCAATGAGTTATACTGTAATTGTTGAGGCTACAGCAAGTGACCCCGCAGCAATGCAGTTTTATGCTCCTTTTGCAGGATGTGCAATTGGTGAGTTTTTCCGCGATTCTGGTCGTCATGCGCTTATAGTATATGATGATTTATCAAAACAAGCTGTTTCTTATCGTGAAGTTTCTTTGTTGCTCCGTCGCCCACCGGGACGTGAAGCTTATCCTGGAGATGTGTTCTATTTGCATTCCCGTTTATTAGAAAGAGCAGCTAAAGTTATCGAATCAGATGAGATTGCTAGAACAATGAACGATTTACCTGAGGTATTAAAACCAATGGTAAAAGGTGGAGGTTCGTTAACTGCTCTTCCAATTATCGAAACTCAGGCAGGTGACGTGTCTGCATATATCCCAACCAATGTAATTTCTATTACAGATGGTCAGATTTATCTTGAGTCAAATTTATTCAACTCCGGTATTCGTCCGGCTATTAACGTAGGTATTTCGGTATCACGTGTTGGAGGTAATGCTCAGATTAAATCAATGAAAAAAGTTGCCGGTACATTAAAAATTGATCAGGCACAATATCGCGAATTAGAAGCTTTCTCAAAATTTGGTTCCGACCTTGATGCAGCAACAAAGGCTGTACTTGATAAAGGAGCAAAAAATGTTGAAATTCTAAAGCAAGGTCAGTATTCACCGGTATTAGTTGAAGAACAAATTGCAATAATTTATTGCGGAACAAAAGGATTACTAAAAGATGTTCCTGTTAAAAAAGTTGTAGAATTTGAGCGTGATTATTTAGAGTATTTAAGAACTAAGCATGCTGACACTTTAGAAACTTTGCGTAAAGGAACTATAAATGATGATGTAACTGCTGTTCTTGAAAAAGTAGCTGCAGAAATTTCAGCAAAATTTAAAGTGCTTTAA
- the atpG gene encoding ATP synthase F1 subunit gamma, whose protein sequence is MANLKEIRNSIASVSSTKQITSAMKMVSAAKLRKSQDAVLKMRPYANKLQEVLAEVCGNLDNANENAFIKHREIKNVLLIVVTSNRGMCGAFNSNVIRRALQYAEETFPVQFAAKKVHFFCFGKKGADFLRSKNYPVAGFENKIFDNLKYLSTAKFADELMQKYSLHEYDRIDILYNKFKNAAVQILTTEQYLPVPINKTVSGKGSRKFYIFEPNEEDIVSQLIPKTLKTQLFKSLLDSYAAEQGARMTAMHKATDNATVLINHLKLTYNKARQAAITNEILEIVSGANALKS, encoded by the coding sequence ATGGCGAATTTAAAAGAGATACGAAACAGTATTGCATCTGTAAGTTCAACAAAGCAGATTACCAGTGCCATGAAAATGGTATCGGCTGCAAAGTTGCGCAAATCACAGGATGCTGTACTTAAAATGAGACCTTACGCAAATAAGCTTCAGGAGGTTCTTGCAGAAGTTTGTGGTAATCTCGATAATGCAAATGAAAATGCATTTATAAAGCATCGCGAAATTAAAAACGTACTTTTAATTGTTGTTACTTCTAACAGAGGAATGTGCGGTGCATTTAATTCTAATGTTATTCGTCGTGCATTACAATATGCAGAAGAAACTTTTCCGGTTCAGTTTGCAGCCAAAAAAGTACACTTTTTCTGTTTTGGAAAGAAGGGAGCAGATTTTTTAAGATCAAAGAATTATCCTGTTGCTGGTTTTGAAAATAAAATTTTCGATAACCTTAAATATCTCAGTACTGCAAAATTTGCCGATGAATTGATGCAAAAATATTCATTACATGAATATGATCGTATCGACATTCTTTATAACAAATTTAAAAATGCTGCTGTTCAGATTTTAACAACAGAACAGTATCTACCTGTGCCAATAAATAAGACTGTTTCGGGAAAAGGCTCACGTAAGTTCTATATTTTTGAACCAAACGAAGAAGATATTGTAAGCCAGTTAATACCTAAGACATTAAAAACACAGCTTTTTAAATCATTGTTGGATAGTTATGCAGCAGAACAAGGTGCAAGAATGACAGCAATGCATAAAGCAACTGATAATGCTACAGTATTAATTAACCATTTAAAGTTAACATATAACAAAGCGCGCCAGGCTGCAATTACTAATGAAATTTTAGAAATTGTTAGTGGTGCAAATGCACTGAAATCATAA
- a CDS encoding class I SAM-dependent methyltransferase: MSSEIVKNPLGYYEVIPKPSEKELQNYYHDKYYQDNLKYENSYTLNEVKYLKNRNEQKQFILNNYSGINYSSGTILDIGCGEGWTISFFQDLGFNVTGLDYSTHGILTHNPNLAEKIICGDIYENIQQLIKDNKKYDIIWLDNLLEHVIDPLSLLEDCKKLATANTTLVIEVPNDFSTSQMKLLNEGKIPNEFWVVLPDHLNYFSKESLDNISLKAGWTNYYSIADFPIDFFLFNADSNYVIDKTKGKNCHFARVEIDNMFHSISVENTVQYYKSLALMGIGRQIISFYRFTNI, encoded by the coding sequence ATGAGTTCTGAAATTGTTAAAAATCCTTTGGGATATTATGAGGTTATACCCAAACCATCAGAGAAAGAACTCCAGAATTATTATCATGATAAATATTATCAAGATAACCTGAAATATGAAAATAGCTATACCCTTAATGAGGTTAAGTATTTAAAAAATCGTAACGAACAAAAACAGTTTATTTTAAATAATTATTCTGGAATAAACTATTCTTCCGGAACAATTCTAGATATTGGATGTGGAGAGGGGTGGACTATCTCTTTCTTTCAAGATTTAGGGTTCAATGTTACTGGTTTAGATTATAGCACACATGGTATTCTAACGCATAATCCAAATTTAGCAGAGAAAATTATATGTGGAGATATATATGAAAACATTCAACAGTTAATTAAGGATAATAAAAAGTATGATATTATTTGGCTTGATAATTTATTAGAACACGTAATAGATCCACTTTCACTATTAGAAGATTGTAAGAAATTGGCAACTGCTAACACAACCTTGGTAATTGAAGTTCCAAATGATTTTTCCACTTCACAAATGAAGTTATTAAACGAAGGAAAAATTCCAAATGAGTTTTGGGTAGTATTACCAGATCATTTAAACTATTTTTCTAAAGAAAGTTTAGATAATATTTCTTTAAAAGCAGGTTGGACAAATTATTATTCAATTGCTGATTTCCCAATAGATTTCTTTTTGTTTAATGCTGATTCAAATTATGTGATAGATAAAACGAAAGGGAAAAATTGTCATTTTGCAAGAGTTGAGATTGACAATATGTTTCACTCTATTTCTGTTGAGAATACAGTGCAATATTATAAATCGCTTGCGTTAATGGGCATTGGTCGGCAAATAATAAGTTTTTATAGATTTACAAATATTTAA
- a CDS encoding crotonobetainyl-CoA--carnitine CoA-transferase, with protein MKNIKVLSGANEKEKNLREDYLKLYSEAPIADSEKIQNMGLFINRMNLSRILFMQELYLKIINVHGIIIEFGVRWGQNLSLFSNFRGIYEPFNYNRKIVGFDTFEGFPEVDLKDGEKVSVGDYNVTNNYEDYLEKVLIYHESESPISHKRKFELVKGDATKTFEKYLISHPETIVAFAYFDFDIYKPTKICLELLMERVTKGSVIAFDELNCPEFPGETLALMEVMGLKKYSIRRSPLTPLISYLTIE; from the coding sequence ATGAAGAATATAAAAGTACTTTCTGGCGCTAATGAAAAGGAAAAAAATCTAAGGGAAGATTATTTGAAATTGTATTCAGAAGCTCCAATTGCCGACAGCGAGAAAATTCAGAACATGGGTTTGTTTATTAACAGAATGAACTTATCAAGAATTTTATTTATGCAGGAGTTGTATCTTAAAATTATTAATGTACATGGTATAATTATCGAATTTGGAGTAAGGTGGGGTCAAAATTTATCGTTGTTTAGTAATTTTAGAGGAATATATGAACCATTTAATTATAATCGGAAAATTGTGGGTTTTGATACATTTGAAGGATTTCCAGAAGTTGACTTAAAAGATGGCGAAAAAGTTTCAGTTGGTGATTATAATGTAACAAATAACTATGAAGATTATCTTGAAAAGGTTCTGATTTATCACGAGTCAGAAAGTCCAATTTCACATAAACGAAAATTTGAACTTGTAAAAGGTGATGCAACAAAGACTTTTGAAAAGTATTTAATTAGTCACCCGGAAACTATTGTTGCTTTTGCATATTTTGATTTTGATATTTATAAACCAACAAAAATTTGCTTGGAGCTTTTAATGGAAAGGGTTACAAAGGGCTCAGTAATTGCTTTTGATGAATTAAATTGTCCCGAATTTCCTGGCGAGACTTTAGCATTAATGGAAGTAATGGGATTAAAAAAATATTCTATAAGAAGAAGTCCTTTAACACCTTTGATTTCATATTTAACTATTGAATAA
- a CDS encoding GNAT family N-acetyltransferase, protein MESYKCLDSAKYEIGDYSLISLREEDIYKIKVWRNSQMDVLRQNKVLTDTDQENYYKNAILPTFSQSNPKQILFSLLYLNQCIGYGGLTNIDWESKRAEMSFLVDVNRVNNKDIYIKDFTTYIALIKKVAFKELKFNRLFTETFDIRPLHISILESCGFVFEGKMKQHVFINDKFVDSLIHGILKEDYRDA, encoded by the coding sequence ATGGAATCGTATAAGTGCTTGGATTCTGCTAAGTACGAAATTGGAGATTATTCCCTAATTAGTTTAAGGGAAGAAGATATTTATAAAATTAAGGTTTGGCGTAATTCTCAAATGGACGTGTTGCGTCAAAACAAAGTATTAACTGATACAGATCAGGAAAATTATTATAAAAATGCTATTTTACCTACATTTTCTCAATCAAATCCCAAACAAATTCTTTTTAGTTTACTTTATTTGAATCAATGTATTGGTTATGGTGGTTTAACCAATATTGACTGGGAATCTAAAAGAGCAGAAATGTCTTTTCTTGTTGATGTAAATAGAGTAAATAATAAAGATATTTATATTAAAGATTTTACAACCTATATTGCTCTTATAAAGAAAGTGGCATTTAAAGAGTTGAAATTTAATCGGTTATTTACCGAAACGTTTGATATTAGACCATTACATATTTCAATATTAGAATCATGTGGGTTTGTTTTTGAAGGTAAAATGAAGCAGCATGTATTTATAAATGATAAATTTGTAGATTCATTAATTCATGGAATTTTAAAAGAAGATTACAGAGATGCTTAA